ATCAGGTAATCAGTAATCGGTAATTTGAGATAGCAGGCTACTGCTTGCTCTTTACCGATAACCTGATAACCGATAACCTGAGTTGATAGTAACAGGAAATCACAAAATATGCCTCTCTAAAGTATAAATACCGTTTGGCTGATCTCAGGACGAAACTATTTAACCAGTTACCAATTACCAATTACCAGTTACCAATTACCAATTATCCGTTTGCAGGTTATGAAATCTGATGATACGCCATGCAAAACTTACTCAACACGACACTATGTATTACAATGATTGCATCAATAATCTTTTCTGTTATCTGATTTATTTCTCTGTTTCTCTGCGTCTCTGCGGTAAATTACCATCTGAACGATTACTACAGATTTAAAGATTTAATCTAAAATCCGTTACAGAATATCGCCCTGCCAATCCGAATCATATTTGCCCCTTCTTCGAGTGCCACTTCAAAATCATTACTCATTCCCATTGATAAATATTTCATCTGGACATTTTCAATCTGCTGATGAGCAATTTCATCCCTTAAATTAGCCAATGCCCTGAAATATGGACGGGTATCTTCTGGGTTTGAAACCAATGGAGCAATAGTCATTAAACCTTTAATTCTTATATTGCTAAGTTTGGCTATTTCTTGAATTAGTTCCAAAGTAGCAACCGGAGAAACGCCAAATTTAGTTTCTTCATTTGAAACATTTACTTCAATCAAGACATCCATTATTTTATTTATCTGTCCTGCTTGTTTCTCAATCTCTTTAGCCAACTCTAATCTATCCACAGACTGAATCATATCAAAAATCTTTATTGCCTCTTTAACTTTATTTCTTTGCAGATGGCCAATCATATGCCATTTAATCTCCATTTTTTTAAGTTGGTCAAATTTACCTTTTGCCTCCTGAATACGGTTTTCACCAATGTTGGTAATTCCAGAGTTGATTGCTTCTATGATTTGATTTATCCCAGCTGACTTTGTGACTGCAACTAACTCAATTTCTGAAGAGTCTTTTGCCACCTGTTTTATTCGATTTTTTATGATTTCCAAATTTTCCTTAATTGACATAAGTGCCTCCCTTTACGAAGTTAAAAGGTAACTATTCAGCCACGGATTAACACAGATTGACACGGATAAAATAGAATGGGTTTAAAATATGAGAAAATTACAGAAGAGATTATCAAAGTAGCATTTACGGGGAGATTAAATTAATAAATGAAATAAATTTCAGGGAAAATAAAATATCTGAACATCACAGTATACCATTTGTAAATCTAATTCTAACTTTTTTTTATTTGTAAGTAATTTTCTTTTTAATTCAAAAAGATTAAAGTATAAACCTCTGGGTCTTTGGATAGTAATAATTTCCTTCTTTTTTTTTGATTTTAATATCTCCTTACTGTAACACAATTCGCTGTTATTGTTATATACTGCTATATATACATCATTCAATTTACCTCTATCTATGCTCTTTAGATCATGAAATATATTTACATTTGGATATATTTTTTTGATGCTTTTAAGTGTTTTACTCTTATCTTCATCAATAGCAAAAAGTTTCAAAGAAGGCATTGGCTGGAACCTGGAATAAAATAATAAATCCAAAAACAATGGTCTAACAACAATAAGTGTTTTTTCTGGATTCATCTTATGAAAGTCAT
The sequence above is drawn from the bacterium genome and encodes:
- a CDS encoding YggS family pyridoxal phosphate-dependent enzyme; amino-acid sequence: MSIKENLEIIKNRIKQVAKDSSEIELVAVTKSAGINQIIEAINSGITNIGENRIQEAKGKFDQLKKMEIKWHMIGHLQRNKVKEAIKIFDMIQSVDRLELAKEIEKQAGQINKIMDVLIEVNVSNEETKFGVSPVATLELIQEIAKLSNIRIKGLMTIAPLVSNPEDTRPYFRALANLRDEIAHQQIENVQMKYLSMGMSNDFEVALEEGANMIRIGRAIFCNGF